ACACCTTTATAAATAGATTAACACCAAAAAAGTAGCACGAATACATTGCTTCATAAAAAGTACTGAATTTAAACGATTTTATGACAATTTTGTTAAAAACAGCAAAACTTCTTTATTTAGCAAAAGAAAGTATAATTTTTACTTTAGTGATAATGTTCATTTTTTGTGTATTTTTAAGGTTTTAGCGAGATAAAAATCATTTATGCAAGGTAGATTACTAGGATGATTTTTATCTAAAAAAGTGAAATATTCCTCTTTTTCAGATAAAACCCCACTCTTTTCTGTCAAAAAAAGAAAATTAATACGCAAAAATGCCTTTCTTTAAAAAGATATTTATTCATAAAAGACAAATAAAAAAGCAACCCTAGCAAACAAATTAGAGTTCACTACGATTGCTTTTACTTATTGTAATTTTTCCAAATAGTCGACAGCATCTTGGAATGTTTTCACTGGTACAATTTTCATTTTTGAGTCAATATCTTTGGCTGTTTTTACTGCTGTATCATAATTGCTTTCGATGGATGGGTCGTTTTTTTTCATTTCTGCGGTGATTGGATCGTTTGGTGCAAAGAAGATTTTCGCACCACTCTTATCAGCTGCAACTACTTTTTGGTCAATTCCGCCGATTCTTCCAACAGTTCCATCCGGATCAATCGTCCCTGTACCAGCAATTTTCTTCCCATCTGTTAAATCATCTTTTTGGAATCGGCTGTAAATTTCTAGGCTAAACATTAAGCCAGCAGATGGTCCACCAATTTTTTCGGAATCGATTTTGACTTCTGGGACAGCCGTGATTTTTTCGTCATCTACAAGTGTAATACCAATTCCAGGTGTACCTTTTTTATCAATTGCTGTAAGTTCGATAGTTGCTTCTTCATTTTTATCGCTGTGTTTGTATTTTATTTTAACGGTGTCGCCAACTTTTTTGCCATGAATGTAATCAATAAATTCTTGGCTTGATTTAAAAGCATGACCATCTATTTCAGTAATTAAATCCCCTGCATGTAAAACTTTTGCGGCTGGAACATCTTTCATGACGCTTAGAACATAAACCCCGTCATAGGTTACTTTCACTTCTTGTCCAGCAGCTTTGTAGGCAACTTGGATTGCGTTGTTTTTTGATTCATTCATCATTTGCATTTGACGAACATTATATTCTTCATCGGTTTCGTCTTCGTACTTGATTTCGCTATCTTTTTCGAGTTCATGATAGGGAAGAAATTTTGCCGTCATATATGTATAAATGTTAGCTTTCCCCATAGCAATCGTGACTAGACTTAGCGAGCCATCTTTCTTATTAGGATGATTCTCAACCGTAACGAGTGGCGCAAGTTCCTCGGTTCCACCAGGTTTTGAAATATAGTACGGAACTGGAATAAAAAAGCCAGCTATAATAATTAGCAACAGCACAATGGCCGTTATTTTTTTCCACTCTTTACGCATTTTTCTGTCCATCTCCTACTTATTAAATTTTGCTTGAATTGCTTTATTTACAACTTCTGGAACGAGTTCGCTAATATCACCTTGATACTGCGCAACTTCTTTAACCATACTAGAGCTTAAAAACGAATATTTCGTATTGGTCATTACAAAAAAAGTTTCAATTGTGGCATTAAGCGTCCGGTTCATCGAAGCAATTTGCATCTCGTATTCGAAATCACTAACTGCTCTAAGGCCCCTAACAATTGCCGTTGCTCCGCGTTTAGCTGCATAATCAACCGTCAATCCACTCGCACTTTCTACTTGAATGTTTGGTAAATGAGCAGTCACTTGTTTAATCATTTTCATTCGCTCTTCTACATTAAAAAGCGGTTTTTTAGATGAATTATTTAAAACAGCTACATACAGTACGTCAAAAATTTTCGCTGCACGTTCAATGATGTCCAAGTGTCCGTTTGTAATTGGATCGAACGTTCCTGGAATGACTGCAATTTTTTCTTCCATATCTACGCCTCCTGAAATTCAAAAATTGATAAAACGGTTATCCCATATGAAACGGATCTGATTTTGGTGAAACTTCCTACCATGTCGGGCATTATGACTTCTTTGTCATGTTCACAAATGATTCTGCCATTTTCAGTGACTAAAGCTAATTTTCCCAGTTGTAAAAGTAACTTTTCCAATTGTTGCTTTTTATATGGTGGATCTAAAAAAACTAAATCAAATTTCCATTCATTTTTATGGAGTAGCTTTAGCGCACGCTCAGCTTCATTTCGATAAACTTCTGCTCTGTCTGTAAAACGGCAGCTTTCTAAGTTCAGGCGGATCGTTTTGATTGCTGCTTGAGATTGGTCAATGAAAACCGCTCGTTCTGCTCCTCTACTTAAGGCTTCAATCCCGAGCCCACCACTTCCAGCAAATAAATCAAGAACGACATCTCCATCAAAAAAGGGACCAATAATGGAAAATAGCGATTCTTTTACTTTGTCTGTCGTTGGTCTAGTATTATTTCCCGGAACAGCTTTTAATGCATGTCCTTTTCGTTCTCCTGCAATGACTCTCATCTTTTTCGCACAACCTTTACTTCAATGTCTTTTTTACTTTATCATAAATAGGTGCAAAAAAACAGCAAGACTAGTTATATAGCCTTGCTGCATCGATTAAATACTAATTTGTACATCTTCGTTTTTGTGTTCATACATGCGTTCTTTTTTGGATTCATACTCTGTTTTTAAAAATGGGCGGAATGACATTTCCACACGCTTCACATAATGAAATCTGGAAACTTTATTGGAGATATCTTCTACTTCTGCCATATCACAATATAAAACTGCATATTTTAGTTTACGCGACACGTAATGAACATTGCCGAATCGTTTCAAAGATCTAACTTGTTTTAAATGATTCATCCAAACGACGATTGCCTGTCTGTCATTTTCCATTGTTTAAGCCCCTTCTTTTTAGAATAACCATTACGCTGAACAACCGCAGCCTCCCCCGCTGCCACAACTTCCACTTGAACAAGCAGATTTTGTTTCGAAAAACGGATTACCAGTTGGTACTTTGATATTGTCCGAAACAGCACTTGCGAGAAGCAAACTGATTTCGTCTAAAAGAGACTGCAAATCCATCTCTGCTCGGCGATATGCTGCCACGTTTTGGTCCATGTCGACTTCGCGTTTATAAGCACGAGTTTTTCTAGTTACTTCTTTATAGTCAGGATGATACCGGCCGAACCGCTGTACTTCCTCATATTGTTCTTTTATTCGTATAAACTGACGAATATTTTTTTGGCTTGTTGGATCATCCAATAATGTTTGTTTAGCGCGCTTATAATTTTGCGCTTCCTCGGAGTCTAGAATCATGCCAGCAAGCTCATCTGATAAATCGAGTAGCGCCATATTTTCCATTGTAGCGAGCATCTAGCCACCTCCATATTACTTGCTTGTTTTATTATACCATATAACCATTATTTAATAATAAAATTTTGTGTATAGTATTTTTGATACGTCCCCGCTCCCATGTAGGTATACGTACCATCTAGTAAATTATCACGATGACCTTTGGAATTTAGCCAACCTTCCACCGCTGCAGCACTATCAACATAATTAAAAGCGATATTCTCTCCCGCCTTTGTATATTTAACGTTACCAGCTTTTAGTCGATTGCTTAAATCACCATTCGTTGGAGAATTGTGGTCGAAATAGTCGTTTTCCTTCATATCCACACTATGTCCATAAGCAACTTTTGCAACTGCTTCGTCCCAAGCAACTTCTTCCACACCATAACGATCACGAATAACATTAGTAATTTCTAGCACTTGTTTACTTGAAGCATCGTCAATTTTATTCCAATCTTCTGGAGAAAGTTTTTCTTCATAAATCTCGCCTTGATAGGATAATTCATAAGGTCGCATTTTGATGAGAGAAAGTTTATTCAAGTAACGTACACTTACTAATTTTGCTTTAAATTTATCAAAATTAAGTTGCGCATAAACCCCGCTTCCAATATTTACAATTGGCCGCGCATTTAAGTCTTCTTCTGAAAGTTCGAATTTATAATAACTATCTTTATAATTAAACGATATTTCAGATTGTAAATTAGCATCTGTAAATACTTTTTCGGCAGACATTCCGATAGTATACGGCATAACATTCAGATCTTGTCCAAGTGCATAAATCGTTTGAACCGTATTGTTGGTTACACCGACTTGCATATAACTAGTCCCTGGTTGATTATAAATATAGTTATCATAACCATATGCAGACTTATCAACGCGAACAGGGTCGCCAAATTCTTTCGTTACTTCATTAATATTTTTGTTAATAAATCTTGCCAAGCTTGAACTATCTTCCACTTGTTCAGGATTTTCATTTGTTGTTTTTTTATCGTCAGGAAAATTTGATTTGGTGGCAGTATCTTCTGCGGTGTTTTTTTCCACTGATTTACTAAAAAATAGATCTGTGTTATATCCAATGAATAGGCAAATGATTAATAGCACAGCTACTCTCATAATAAATTTCACATTTTGCCCTCCCCGGGATTATTTTGTATTCTCTTGATGTAACTTCCATTTTACCAATTCTCTTATCATTTGAAAAGTTTTAAAACCACAAAAAAACAATTACGAATCAGCGCTACAAAAATCGCCCTTCTTCGTAATTGTTCTAACTTTATAGGAAAATAGAAATGACTACCATCGCAACGAACAAAATGGTCATATAGTTTAATGAATAAACGAACATCCATCTAGCCCATTTGATACTGTCTTCCATTTTAAATCCATATATGCTAAGTGCGAGCCAACCGACATTCAATAAAGTGGCTAAAATAACATAAACGATACCTAGATCAAACATGAAAAACGGTAGGATGGTTAATAAAATAACCCAGAAAAACATGCTTTTTTTCGTTCGTTCAATGCCTTTTACTACTGGTAACATGGGAATCCCAGCAGCGGCATATTCTTCTTTCCGTTTAATAGCGATTGCATAAAAATGCGGTGGTTGCCAACAAAACATCACAAGGAATAACATAATTGGTACGATACTAAAACTTGGTTCGACAGCAAACCACCCAATAAGTGGCGGTACAGCTCCTGAAAAACTACCAATAATTGTATTGCTAACTAATTTTCTTTTTGCATAAAGTGAATAAACGACGACATACAAAAAGACCCCAATAACGCCTAGAATCCCTGCTTGCCAAGTTGTCATAAAGAGCATGATTGTTCCGACAAGACCTAAAGCAATAGCGACCATTAAGGCACGTTTCCCAGATATTTTCCCAGTCATTGTTGGCCTGTTTTTAGTTCGTTCCATAATTCCATCAATATCCCGGTCAATGACATTGTTAAAAGCGCCCGAAGCAGCTACAATAAGTGCTGAACCGACAATAGTAAAGAATATCACATCTACATTTTGGATAAAAGAAATACCATTTAACTGGAAGGCTAACCACATTCCTGTAAAAGCGGTAATCGTATTGGAATTCACGATACCAATTTTCACAAGCTCGGTAAAATCACGGACAGTAAATCTACTCGCCGATAGCTCCCCAGTTTTTTCTATCTGATTCACATTTTCTCCCCCTTACACTTGCTGATATAAACCAGTGATTGCGAACTGATAGATATCTTATACCCTTATTATGTGAAAAATACGCACCTTTTGTCAATAAATCGGCTTTAGACTTGTACGCTTTACATCTTTAAATAAACACGCTACAATTAGTTTGATGTGTATTCATGAACTTATACATATAAACATAAATTAGAAAAATCTCACACGCATCTAAAGGAGAGATTGGTAGATAATGAAAAAATTCTTGAAAATTTGGTCTGTTTTAACCATTATTTGTATGACTATAGTCGTATTTGGCGGCGCGCTTGTAACAAAAACTGGTTCCGCAGATGGTTGCGGCAATAGTTGGCCTTTATGTAATGGGCAATTAGTTCATTTAACGGATGTAACACCTGAAAAATTAATTGAATTCATGCACCGAATGACAACTGGTATTAGTTCTATTTTTGTTATTGTTCTAGCCATTTGTGCTTGGATTTATATGAAAGATCGGCGGGAAACCAAACCGCTAGCGATTGTTGCTGTGCTGTTTCTAATTATCCAAGCACTGATGGGGATGGCTGCTGTTGTTTGGGGACAAAATCCATATATCATGGCATTGCACTTTGGTATTTCAATTATTTGTTACGCATCGATTGTGCTACTCGCATTAATGATTTTTGAAGTAGATCGAAAATTTGATGCTCGGAATTTAGTAATGGGCACAAAGCTTCGAATAAACATTTACGCGCTAACGATTTACACGTATTTTGCTGTTTATACAGGAGCGCTTGTCCGTCACGAGAAAGCAAGTATGGCCGTTCCAGTTTGGCCATTTGAAAACGGAAAATTCATTATGCCTGATTCTGTGCAAGATTATGTGCAGTATTTCCACCGACTAGCCGCATTCATCTTAATTGTTTGGCTACTCTATGTCACATGGTTAGTTTTCCGTGACTACAGAAGATATCGTGTGCTCACTTTTAGTATGATTTTGTCACTTGTGTTTATTGCTCTTCAAGCAGTTACTGGTGCATTATCGGTATATACAGGGGTAAACTTATATATCGCACTAGCACACAGCTTAATTATTACGATGCTCTTTGCCTTACTCTGTTACTTATGTTTACTCGCATCCAGAAGCAAAAGCAATCGCTTGCGAATAAAATAACAAAAAAGCTAGTGACTTCAGTTGCTAGCTTTTTTTGAGATTACATACAGTTTTTCGATTGTTTTATGCTAAAATGAAGAAGAGTATAAGTTAACGAGGTGAAGAACTTGAACAAAACAAAGAGAAGAATGATTTATGAGTCATTTATGCTTGTTCTCATAATTTTATCGCTTGCCCTTTTACCCTATCATAATTCTTTTACATTTATTTTAAATTGGGTGATTTGGGTGATTTTTACGTTGGATTATGTGGTCAGGTTTTACCGAGCTGATAAAAAGTGGGATTACGTCCGAACACATCCATTCCAGCTAATTGCCATTATCCCGTTTTATGGCGGTTTTAGGGCGGCACGGATTGCTAGCTTTGTTCATCTCTTAAGCATTACCGCAATGGGGAAACGTTATATAATTCCCATTTACAACTTTTTCCGCTCTAATGGCTTAAATCGATTCTTAATGATTTTTATTTTACTCGTAATTATTATTCCAGTTCCAATGGTATTTATCGAACCGGAGATAAATAATTATCCAGATGCGCTTTGGTGGGCGATTGTTACGGCTACAACTGTCGGTTATGGAGACATTATTCCAGTGACACCGATTGGTCGGATTTTAGCCACCATCATGATGTTGTTTGGAATTGCATTTATCGGTATGATTACTAGTACGATTACTAATTTCTTTCGTGCCAAAAAGCCCGTTTCTACTAGCACACAAAGAACGAGTAAAATCACTCAATTAATAGCGGAAACACCTGACCTAACAAAGGAAGAGATAGCCATTGTTGAGCAATTTTTAAGTTTAAGGAAAAGTGAGCTTGTTGATGACAGGAAAAGTAAGACTTAGTAAAATTATAATGCCACTTTGGCCCATAAAACTTATTTATTAATTATCTACCTATGTAAAAAAGCCAAGTCTTCTTTAGGAAAACTTGGCTAGAATGATTTACTGCTATATTTTTTCTATAGATTAGTTATTTTTTACTTTTCTTTAAATAAAGAGTACCATTCCTTTCTTCTAATATATTCTTTTTAATCAATAACGGTAATTTTTCATATAATACCGTGCAAAATACACCAGCATATTTAGCTATCTTCAGTTTATGCATATAGCTGGGAATCTTTTGTTTTTCACTATTTATGTGTGCTTTATCACAAATATGTTGTAAAGAATAGATAATTCGCTCTTCCGCTGTTAACTCATTTTTGATTAGCTCACTATATAAGTTTTTATTATTATTTAAAGTTTTTTCTATAAGCCATTCGAGATAAACCGTCTTACTTGTCGCAAAATTCAAAAAATATTCCCTATTAACATGTACGACAAATACTTCTGTATCGCAAATTAAATTAAACTCATTATCTTCATTGATTTTTGTGAGTTGCTTGTTTACAATATCGCCACCAAAAAAAAAGTGAAGAATATGAAAGTTCTTATTTTCGATATGAAGTACCCCTTCTAAAACGATTATAAACTCATTGATACATGACTCTTTTTGGATAACCTCATTCCTATTAAAGGTTTCTTTTCTAATCCAACTATCTTCTAA
The nucleotide sequence above comes from Listeria ivanovii subsp. londoniensis. Encoded proteins:
- a CDS encoding SepM family pheromone-processing serine protease; the protein is MRKEWKKITAIVLLLIIIAGFFIPVPYYISKPGGTEELAPLVTVENHPNKKDGSLSLVTIAMGKANIYTYMTAKFLPYHELEKDSEIKYEDETDEEYNVRQMQMMNESKNNAIQVAYKAAGQEVKVTYDGVYVLSVMKDVPAAKVLHAGDLITEIDGHAFKSSQEFIDYIHGKKVGDTVKIKYKHSDKNEEATIELTAIDKKGTPGIGITLVDDEKITAVPEVKIDSEKIGGPSAGLMFSLEIYSRFQKDDLTDGKKIAGTGTIDPDGTVGRIGGIDQKVVAADKSGAKIFFAPNDPITAEMKKNDPSIESNYDTAVKTAKDIDSKMKIVPVKTFQDAVDYLEKLQ
- the coaD gene encoding pantetheine-phosphate adenylyltransferase encodes the protein MEEKIAVIPGTFDPITNGHLDIIERAAKIFDVLYVAVLNNSSKKPLFNVEERMKMIKQVTAHLPNIQVESASGLTVDYAAKRGATAIVRGLRAVSDFEYEMQIASMNRTLNATIETFFVMTNTKYSFLSSSMVKEVAQYQGDISELVPEVVNKAIQAKFNK
- the rsmD gene encoding 16S rRNA (guanine(966)-N(2))-methyltransferase RsmD; the encoded protein is MRVIAGERKGHALKAVPGNNTRPTTDKVKESLFSIIGPFFDGDVVLDLFAGSGGLGIEALSRGAERAVFIDQSQAAIKTIRLNLESCRFTDRAEVYRNEAERALKLLHKNEWKFDLVFLDPPYKKQQLEKLLLQLGKLALVTENGRIICEHDKEVIMPDMVGSFTKIRSVSYGITVLSIFEFQEA
- a CDS encoding YlbG family protein, whose translation is MENDRQAIVVWMNHLKQVRSLKRFGNVHYVSRKLKYAVLYCDMAEVEDISNKVSRFHYVKRVEMSFRPFLKTEYESKKERMYEHKNEDVQISI
- a CDS encoding YlbF family regulator, with the translated sequence MLATMENMALLDLSDELAGMILDSEEAQNYKRAKQTLLDDPTSQKNIRQFIRIKEQYEEVQRFGRYHPDYKEVTRKTRAYKREVDMDQNVAAYRRAEMDLQSLLDEISLLLASAVSDNIKVPTGNPFFETKSACSSGSCGSGGGCGCSA
- a CDS encoding CAP domain-containing protein, with the translated sequence MKFIMRVAVLLIICLFIGYNTDLFFSKSVEKNTAEDTATKSNFPDDKKTTNENPEQVEDSSSLARFINKNINEVTKEFGDPVRVDKSAYGYDNYIYNQPGTSYMQVGVTNNTVQTIYALGQDLNVMPYTIGMSAEKVFTDANLQSEISFNYKDSYYKFELSEEDLNARPIVNIGSGVYAQLNFDKFKAKLVSVRYLNKLSLIKMRPYELSYQGEIYEEKLSPEDWNKIDDASSKQVLEITNVIRDRYGVEEVAWDEAVAKVAYGHSVDMKENDYFDHNSPTNGDLSNRLKAGNVKYTKAGENIAFNYVDSAAAVEGWLNSKGHRDNLLDGTYTYMGAGTYQKYYTQNFIIK
- the cyoE gene encoding heme o synthase; this translates as MNQIEKTGELSASRFTVRDFTELVKIGIVNSNTITAFTGMWLAFQLNGISFIQNVDVIFFTIVGSALIVAASGAFNNVIDRDIDGIMERTKNRPTMTGKISGKRALMVAIALGLVGTIMLFMTTWQAGILGVIGVFLYVVVYSLYAKRKLVSNTIIGSFSGAVPPLIGWFAVEPSFSIVPIMLFLVMFCWQPPHFYAIAIKRKEEYAAAGIPMLPVVKGIERTKKSMFFWVILLTILPFFMFDLGIVYVILATLLNVGWLALSIYGFKMEDSIKWARWMFVYSLNYMTILFVAMVVISIFL
- a CDS encoding COX15/CtaA family protein, whose product is MKKFLKIWSVLTIICMTIVVFGGALVTKTGSADGCGNSWPLCNGQLVHLTDVTPEKLIEFMHRMTTGISSIFVIVLAICAWIYMKDRRETKPLAIVAVLFLIIQALMGMAAVVWGQNPYIMALHFGISIICYASIVLLALMIFEVDRKFDARNLVMGTKLRINIYALTIYTYFAVYTGALVRHEKASMAVPVWPFENGKFIMPDSVQDYVQYFHRLAAFILIVWLLYVTWLVFRDYRRYRVLTFSMILSLVFIALQAVTGALSVYTGVNLYIALAHSLIITMLFALLCYLCLLASRSKSNRLRIK
- a CDS encoding potassium channel family protein — protein: MNKTKRRMIYESFMLVLIILSLALLPYHNSFTFILNWVIWVIFTLDYVVRFYRADKKWDYVRTHPFQLIAIIPFYGGFRAARIASFVHLLSITAMGKRYIIPIYNFFRSNGLNRFLMIFILLVIIIPVPMVFIEPEINNYPDALWWAIVTATTVGYGDIIPVTPIGRILATIMMLFGIAFIGMITSTITNFFRAKKPVSTSTQRTSKITQLIAETPDLTKEEIAIVEQFLSLRKSELVDDRKSKT
- a CDS encoding Crp/Fnr family transcriptional regulator, which gives rise to MCEEKIMEMIAELDRGKLEDSWIRKETFNRNEVIQKESCINEFIIVLEGVLHIENKNFHILHFFFGGDIVNKQLTKINEDNEFNLICDTEVFVVHVNREYFLNFATSKTVYLEWLIEKTLNNNKNLYSELIKNELTAEERIIYSLQHICDKAHINSEKQKIPSYMHKLKIAKYAGVFCTVLYEKLPLLIKKNILEERNGTLYLKKSKK